The genomic window TAAAAAGTGTTACTCTTACAGCTAAGGATAAAATATGTTTTAAGTCAGAAGCAGTATGTGATCCGGAAAAGTGTGAATATGCAAAAGGTCATTTCGATAGAATAAATAAGGCTGTAGAAGATATTTTTAAAGAAGATAATTTTTCAAGAACATTGATTGAAAAATATGCTAAAAAGCATATGGTATGCCCATTCGAATTCTCTTTAGATTTATCTAATTATGCTGATTGTGTTATATGTGATTATAACTATGCTTTTGACCCAAGGGTATACCTAAAAAGGTTTTTTGGAGATGTTAGTACAGATTCCGTTTTTTTAATAGATGAAGCACATAATCTTGTAGATAGAGCAAGAGAAATGTTTTCTTCAGAACTTAGTAAAAAAGAAATATTGGATTTAAAAAAGATATCTAAAGGAGCAGCTATAGAGGTTTCAAAGAAGCTGAATAAAATTAATTCTGCTATGGTTGCTTTTAGAAAAAAATGTGAAGAAAATAATAATTATCATATACAAAGTGAAGCACCAGAAGATATAGTTAATTTACTTAGGGAGTTTACATATTGTGCTGAAAAATGGCTTTTAGAAAATAAAAAAAATGAGAGTGAATTAAAAGATAAACTTTTAGAACTTTATTTTAAATCATTAGGATTTATACGTACTTATGAAGAGTATGATGAAAGGTATATAACTTATTCTGAAAATATTTATAAAGATACAAAGCTTAAATTATTTTGTTTAGACCCATCCTATCTTTTAAGAGAAGCTATGAAGAGAGGAAAATCCACTGTGTTATTTTCTGCCACTCTTATGCCTATGAATTATTTTATAGATATATTAGGTGGAGATGAAATGTCATACAGGCTTAGACTTAAAGCCCCTTTTAAAAAAGAAAATTTATGTTTATTAGTTGATAATAAAATATCGACTAAATACAATAATAGAGAATTTACCTATGACAGAATAGTGGTAGATATTGAGCATATTATAAAAGGTAGAAAGGGAAATTATATTGTGTATTTTCCATCATATAAATATATGAATGAAATTTATGTTAGGTTATGTGATAAAAATCCTGAAATTAATACAATATGTCAGACAATAGGTATGAGTGAAGAAGAAAGAGAAGATTTTTTAAATGCTTTTTCACAAGAAAGCAAAGATGGATTATTGGGATTTGCAGTTATGGGAGGAATATTTTCAGAAGGAATTGATTTGACAGGAGATAGATTAATAGGAACTATAATTGTAGGGGTAGGACTTCCTCAGATATGTTTAGAGAGAAATATTATAAGCGATTATTTTAAAACTAAGAACGGTAGAGGATTTGAATATGCTTATATGTATCCTGGAATGAATAAAGTAATGCAAGCATCAGGGAGAGTTATACGAACAGAAGAAGATCGAGGAGTAGTATTACTTATAGATGAAAGGTTTTCTTATCCAAATTATAAGGAGTTATTTCCACCAGAGTGGAGACATGCAGTTATTTGTAAAAACCAAAATCATCTTGAAGAAAGTATAAGAGACTTTTGGAAAGATGATATATGTCATGTGCTAGATATATAAAAAATATAGTTGACATACGAACTTTTGTTCGATATACTTAGCTTAGTAATATTTAAGAGCGGAGGGTTTTATATGCAAGATGGCGGTAACTTTTTTGTAAGAGTTAACTATTCCATAGAAAGAGACAACTCCAGGGAAAACAATAGAAGAGCTTACATAAGGAATGTAACAGATATAAACGATGGAAGATATTTAATTGGAGGAGGATTTTTTACAAAAGATAGAGGTTCATTTGTTTTTAAAGCTAAGACTTTAAAAGAGGCAAATGAGATAGCTAAAAATAATATTTTTATCAAAAATAAGTATTGTAAATATGAATTAATAATTTTAGATAATAGAGTACCATTGTCTTAATATAAGTATTTTTATTAACTTAAATAAATGGTAATATTAGATATGGTATACATTGGATAAAATTTAAGAAATATTTAAGGCAGTAGATGTATCAAATCTATTGTCTTTTTTTGATATAATAAAGTAAGATCATAACACTAGAGTATACTAATATTCTAAATAAATAGGATTTTTGGCTTGAATGGAGTTAAAAATTTATATAAAAACTAGAAACCATTATCTATAGTTGAAAGACAATGGATAAAAAATTTCTTGAAAGAGGGTCTAAAAATGAAGGTAGAGATATTGGCTGTTGGTACAGAGTTATTATTAGGAAATATAGTTAATACAAATGCTCAATATATAGCAACTCGATTAGCAGACTTAGGAATAGATGTATATCATCAAGTGGTAGTAGGAGATAATAGTGAAAGGTTGTTAAAAGCTTACGAACAAGCTTTTGAAAGGGCTGATTTAGTAATAACAACAGGAGGACTTGGACCTACAAAAGATGATATTACAAAAGAAGTAGCCTTCGATTATTTTGGGAAAACTGCAATTTTACATGAAGATATTTTAAAAACAATAGAAGAATATTTTAAAAAGATTAATAAAGATATGGTTGAAAGTAATAAAAAGCAAGCATATTTTCCAGAGGATGCTATTATATTGCATAATAAAGTAGGGACAGCACCTGGATGTATTATAGAAAGTAATAATAAGATTTTAGCAGTACTTCCAGGACCACCTAAAGAAATGAAACCTATGTTTGAAGATTATTTAGTTCCATATTTAATGAAATATCAAGAAGGAGTATTGGCTTCAAAGGTTTTAAGGGTTATAGGTGTAGGAGAAAGCGCTACAGCAGAAATTATAGAAGATATTATAGATAAGGGTAAAAATCCTACAGTGGCAACTTATGCAAAAGATAATGAGGTTACTATAAGGATAACATCAAAAGCAAAAACTGAAGGTGATGCTTTCGAACTTATTAAACCTGTAGAAGAAGAAATAAAAAAGAGATTGGGTATGGCAGTTTATGCAGAAGGAGATTCTTCGCTTGAAGATATTGTTGGTAGGATTCTTATAGAAAATAATCTTACAATAGCAACTGCTGAGTCATGTACTGGAGGACTTTTAGCAAGTAAACTAATAAATTATCCTGGAATTTCAGCTGTATTTAAAGAAGGTGCTATTACGTACTCTAATGATTCAAAAATAAAGAGATTAAAAGTAAAAAAAGAAACGTTAGAAAAATTTGGAGCAGTAAGTAGCCAAGTAGCTGCAGAAATGGCAGAAGGAATTGCAAAGGTTACTAATTCTAATATTGGGATATCTACTACAGGGTTAGCTGGTCCTTCTGGAGGTAGCCTTGAAAAGCCTGTAGGTCTTGTATATATAGGGTTATATATAAAGGGAGAAGTTAAAACTAAGGAACTTCATTTAACTGGGGACAGACAGAGGATAAGAAATACAGCAGTAATTAGAGCAATAGACTGGCTTAGAATTGAACTTTTAAGAAAATAATGAATAAGTATAAAAAGCTACATATATACTTGTAGTATATCGTGGAATTGGAAAATACTTTAAATGTGCTAGATGAGATTTTAGACTAAATTAGATAGAAGGAGATTTAAAAAATGGATACTGTTATTATTATAGATTCGAGTTGTGATTTACCATTAGAGTTTATAGAAGAAAATAAAATACCATTCTTAGGGCTAATATGCCATTTAGATGGAGAAGATTATGTAGATGATTTTGGTAAAACATTAACTTATGAGAAGTTTTATAGTAAGATTAGACAGGGTTCTATGCCCACGACTTCTCAAATAAATGTGTATAGATTTCATGAAATGTTTAAGAAGTATGTACAAGAAGGTAAATCGATAATCTATTTAGCTATGTCTTCACAAATGAGTGGATGTTATAGTAGTGCAGTTATTGCAAAACAACAGGTAGAGGAAGAAATAGAAGGTGTGGATATAAGTGTAATAGATACTAAATCGGCATGTATTGGAGAAGGCATTATTGTTTATTATGCTTATGAAATGTTAAAAAATGGATCATCAAAAGAAGAAATTGTGAAGTGGATTGAAGAGAATAAATTAAAAGTACATCATTGGTTTATAGTAGAAGATCTTATACACTTAAAAAAAGGGGGAAGGCTTTCTGCCACTAAAGCTAATATAGGTACTTTACTTCAAATTAAGCCTACTATATATATTGATAAAGAAGGAAACCTTCAAAATATAAATAATGTACGAGGAAGAAAGAAAGCAATAAAAGCTTTATTAGATAGAATGGAAGAGAATATAGTTATAGATGAAAATACTGTTATAGGTATAAGTCATGGAGATTGTATTGAAGATGCTTTAAGTTTAAGGGATGTAATTGTTGAAAAGTATAAAATCAAGAAAGTAATAATAAACCATGTAGGCCCCGTTATTGCTTCTCACACAGGAGCAGGAATGCTTTCAATATGCTTTATTGGTAAAGACAGAGTTATTTAAAATATCAATAAGTTTATAATAACATAGGTTGAAGAAAATCTAGTGAAAGGAAAAATTTTCGCTAGATTTTTTTGTGCAAAAATATTTGAGTTTAAAAGAAAAACTTTATAATTTATTGACAAGTTTATAATATAGTGATATTATATTTTTGTACTCGAATGAAAAACACATGTATTTTATACAAAGACGTGAATGGAATAACGAGTGGGGGGCTTATATATAGAATGGGTTTATTACCTAAGGTAGTTACAGATATTGTTTTTGGTATTATAGTTGGGGCATTATCAAAATCAATGGGGCTTATTTTGTATCACATTAAGAGGATTTATAGTTTTTCGTACGATAGGGCATATTTATAATGGTTGATACTATATCTAAGAAATGTAAGTAAAAAAGAAAGTTAAATTTACTGAATTAAAATTAGAATAGTTTCTAACTATATAACAAACACACATAAATAATTTATTATTTATGTGTGTTTGTTATATTATTGTAGAGAAGTCTTTATATGAAACTACGGTCATAAGAATGAGTAAGATTATCATGATGATTTTTATCAAGTTAAGCTTATTATTTAAAGTTTTTATATTTAGTGGCAATTCAGTATCACCCTCTTATAAGTATTTATATTATCATTTTATATCATAAATAAAAACTCATTGTGACAAAATAGTTACAATATTGTGAAAATTTAGTTTAAGTTAAAAGAATTTTATAGTTTTATCCGGAAATGGGAATTCTACGTAGATACTAGAAGTATTACTTAGAGCAATTATGTACTATTTAGAACAGGATATAATAAAATCTAGTGAAATTCATATTTCCACTAGATTTTATTTGGCTTTGAATAGCTGATAACTATACGTTCATTAATAATATCAAGTAATTATCTTTTAATGTGCTAAGGCATGATTTTACTAAGATTTATCATTCCTGAGCCTTGAAGAGATTTTGGGAAATTAAGCATGTTAGACGATAGTTTTATAAGAGAGCATATATCTTTGAATGTTAAACCTGGGTTGTTTTCATACAATAAAGCACATACTCCACTTATATATGCAGCGGCGATAGAGGTACCAGTATATACTGTATAGGGTTGTTCAAGTGGCTGAGGATAGAGTTTTTTACCATTTCTTTCGGAAATATAATGTATGTTTGAATTTAATGAGCATATGTTTACACAAGCAGCAGATAAATCTGGTTTTTCAAATTTATTATTTGGACATGAAGAGGAACCTATATAAGGTGTTTTATGTGAGGTTGTATCAATACCTCCAATAGTTAAGCAATCTTTAAGTAAAGCTATACCTCGCATTGAATACTCCAAGTTAGTATTATGACCACTTGGAACAACAATAACAATATTTTTTTCTACAGCCATATGAAATAGTTTAGCAAAAAGAGACAGTATAAATTCATCATATTCTATGATTTCAAAGGGAAGACAGATTATTTTAATGTTATATTTTTCGCTATTATTTATTAAAATATCAATTGCTTCTAAAATTTGAGATATATATCCTCTACCTAGTTTGTTAAATGCTTTGATCATATAAATATTACTTTTTTCGGCTATACCTTTATACATTCCTTTTGAACTGTAACCACTAGAGGATAATATTCCACTTATAAATGTACCATGACCATTATCGTCGTAAGGATAATTAATATTGTTTATAAGATCAGTAAATTCTAGAATTTTATTATTAGGTTTTTTTAAATCAGGGTGAGGATATACTCCACTGTCTACTAGACCAATACAAATTCCTTTTCCTGTTAGATTATATTTGCTTTCAAAAGATATTCCATTAGCAGATAGTATGCTACTTCCACATAGAAGAGCATAATTATCAAAAGTTATATAGTCTATTTCAGGATATTCCGTCAATTTTTCAATTGTTTTTGAAGAAAGAAGGCAGGAAATACAACCTATAGAAGCTGTAGAAGAAATGATTTCATTGTTATACTTTCTAATTATATTTTGTATTTTGGGGTAAAGAGTAAGGCTTTTACAGTGAATAATAACCCTATATTTTTTATATACGTTGTTTTTCATGGCATTTCTTAAGTTAGAATCTATTTTATTTTTTATATAAAACATAGAAAGCCTCCTATTGGAATAATCTATTATATAATATAGTATTATTATCAAGTAAATGTTAATAGAAAAATTATGATTATATTATAATTAGAAGAAACAGGGATGATTATTATGAGTAAAAAATTAATTTAGAAATATTTTCAGCATCTATAAATAGATATGAAAAAAAACTTAAAATATTAATAAATATATTTAGAAGAGTTTCCGACACAAAAAATATATTTTGCTAAAAATATATTAAAAAATCCATCAGAAATAAAAAATATAGAAAAAGAACCAGCAGAATTAAGCAGGTTCTTTATTTTTTCCATTTAAAGACTACAATACCGACTAGCATTATTGCTACACCTAATATTTCCTTAAATCCAAAGTCAACTTTTTTACTTCCAAATAACCCAAAGGCATCAATTAATCCAGCGGATAAAAGTTGAGATATTAATATAATAGATATAGCATATGTAGTTCCTAATTTTGATATACCACACATTACAGTAAAAATAATTACTACTCCTAGAGGACCTCCAAGAAGATATAGTTTATTTGCAGAACTTAAATTTTTAAAATTTCCATTACCAGCAAAAAATAAAGTAATTAAAGTTAAAGCAAAACCTATTCCTTGAACTAATACATTTGTTTCCCAAAGTCCAATTTTTTCTCCAAGTTTACTATTGAAGACTCCCTGAAGACTCATAGAAATCCCAGAAATTATAGAACAAATTAATCCCATCATAAAATCACCTTCCCAAAATATCTTACCCTTAAATAAAGATAAATATTATGTTAAAAGGTGAGTGTATTAATAAAAAGTTTGTATATTAATAACCTGTGTCTTGTCTTTTATGATTTAAATTGTTTTTTTTGTAGTATGCAGTTTCTATTTCATCTGACGAAAAATTTAAAGTTCTACCTAAAGATAAAAAGTCTTCAAATAAAGTTTTGTAATTATCTTTGCTAGTACAGACAACAAAGTCATTAATATCTATGTATATGTTTAAGAATGCTTCAGTTAAGTCGTGGTGCTCATGTCTAATAATAAGTTCTAAGTTTTCATAATTTTTTTCGAGTCCCAAACTTAAAATAAAATGTAGACAATCTACATATTCTTCTAAAATGACGTCTTTTTCAGAAGGACCTTTATTGCTCCAAAATTTGAAGCAGCGAGTCTCATTGGCGAGTTCACTAACTTCTACTTGAAGTGCTAAAACTTTTTTGGAAAATAAAGACTTATTTTGCAAGTTCTTTTCTGTGTTTATTCTTTGATCTAGATTGCGTTGAAGTTCAAACAATTTATTAAAATTCATTTTAATGATTCCGCCTTTCTAAAAATCAAGTATGAGAATAATATACATATTATATATATATTCTATATTATTTTCAGAAATATTAAAAGATTAACAAATCGTTTACATTTAAATTTTATAAAAATAAATCAGTATCAATACATGAAACTGATTTATAAAAGCTAATATTCTCTTAAAGGATAGGATTTAATTAATACTTCTTTACGATTATTAATAGGTTTCCATAATTCTAATCTATTTACTTTGGCAAAGTCATAATTAAGATCTAATTGTTTGTTATTTAAAGCGATAGCAGATTCATCGCTAAACTGCTTTCGGATATTATAATTAGAATTAGCTAAAGAAATAGAAAAGTTTGTTTCGTAGTCGGGTTTTACATTAAATCCACTTAAAGACAATGTTTCTGTTACTTTTCTTGCAATTCTTATCATATATCCTTTTTTTTCTACCCTCAAGCCTATATTTTTTCCGAAATTATCTAAGCTTATATTAGGACTAAACTGCACTTTAAAGTTTTTATAAGGGTGTAAAGTATCCAAAATAACCTTATCATATTTGTCCATATCAGGATCTATTACTGTTTGTATAGGTATATGAAATTTGTGATTAGTTCGGTAAAGTTTATATTTTCTACATACTTGTTGTTGTGTAGTTTGAAGAAAGGCATTAGATTTATCATCAAATAATGCTACTAAATAATATTTCATGCTAATCCTCCGAAATACTGACTTTTAGTGATATTATATCATATTTATAGTAATTGTACATTTTTAAACATACCTTTATAGAAATAATGCCCTAATTTAATAAATATAAGATTGTATAAAATTCTGTCCAAAACTAATAATAATTATGAAGTTAATTATGAAGTTAATATTGAGGAGGAAAAATATATGAAGCATAACGATAGTATACACTGTACAGTGGATGAATGTAG from Clostridium sp. MB40-C1 includes these protein-coding regions:
- a CDS encoding ATP-dependent DNA helicase, with amino-acid sequence MKNIIKISVRGLVEFVLRSGDLISAFVGSSRNTDAIKAHQKIQKAAPKEYTSEVTLSYVVEKEDVNLEISGRADGIIEYEDNIIIDEIKTTTTPLEFVEEDYNELHWAQAKCYAYIYSEKNKINNIEVQLTYYQLDTKEIKRFLKGYTFHELETFFYDLVAKYLHWARILKNNYEKRDESIKKLTFPFQEYREGQRKLAVSVYKTIEEGKVIFAQAPTGIGKTAATLFPSIKAIGEGHTSKIFYLTAKTITRTAAEKALNSMRDKGLKIKSVTLTAKDKICFKSEAVCDPEKCEYAKGHFDRINKAVEDIFKEDNFSRTLIEKYAKKHMVCPFEFSLDLSNYADCVICDYNYAFDPRVYLKRFFGDVSTDSVFLIDEAHNLVDRAREMFSSELSKKEILDLKKISKGAAIEVSKKLNKINSAMVAFRKKCEENNNYHIQSEAPEDIVNLLREFTYCAEKWLLENKKNESELKDKLLELYFKSLGFIRTYEEYDERYITYSENIYKDTKLKLFCLDPSYLLREAMKRGKSTVLFSATLMPMNYFIDILGGDEMSYRLRLKAPFKKENLCLLVDNKISTKYNNREFTYDRIVVDIEHIIKGRKGNYIVYFPSYKYMNEIYVRLCDKNPEINTICQTIGMSEEEREDFLNAFSQESKDGLLGFAVMGGIFSEGIDLTGDRLIGTIIVGVGLPQICLERNIISDYFKTKNGRGFEYAYMYPGMNKVMQASGRVIRTEEDRGVVLLIDERFSYPNYKELFPPEWRHAVICKNQNHLEESIRDFWKDDICHVLDI
- a CDS encoding competence/damage-inducible protein A — protein: MKVEILAVGTELLLGNIVNTNAQYIATRLADLGIDVYHQVVVGDNSERLLKAYEQAFERADLVITTGGLGPTKDDITKEVAFDYFGKTAILHEDILKTIEEYFKKINKDMVESNKKQAYFPEDAIILHNKVGTAPGCIIESNNKILAVLPGPPKEMKPMFEDYLVPYLMKYQEGVLASKVLRVIGVGESATAEIIEDIIDKGKNPTVATYAKDNEVTIRITSKAKTEGDAFELIKPVEEEIKKRLGMAVYAEGDSSLEDIVGRILIENNLTIATAESCTGGLLASKLINYPGISAVFKEGAITYSNDSKIKRLKVKKETLEKFGAVSSQVAAEMAEGIAKVTNSNIGISTTGLAGPSGGSLEKPVGLVYIGLYIKGEVKTKELHLTGDRQRIRNTAVIRAIDWLRIELLRK
- a CDS encoding DegV family protein, yielding MDTVIIIDSSCDLPLEFIEENKIPFLGLICHLDGEDYVDDFGKTLTYEKFYSKIRQGSMPTTSQINVYRFHEMFKKYVQEGKSIIYLAMSSQMSGCYSSAVIAKQQVEEEIEGVDISVIDTKSACIGEGIIVYYAYEMLKNGSSKEEIVKWIEENKLKVHHWFIVEDLIHLKKGGRLSATKANIGTLLQIKPTIYIDKEGNLQNINNVRGRKKAIKALLDRMEENIVIDENTVIGISHGDCIEDALSLRDVIVEKYKIKKVIINHVGPVIASHTGAGMLSICFIGKDRVI
- a CDS encoding S8 family serine peptidase; amino-acid sequence: MFYIKNKIDSNLRNAMKNNVYKKYRVIIHCKSLTLYPKIQNIIRKYNNEIISSTASIGCISCLLSSKTIEKLTEYPEIDYITFDNYALLCGSSILSANGISFESKYNLTGKGICIGLVDSGVYPHPDLKKPNNKILEFTDLINNINYPYDDNGHGTFISGILSSSGYSSKGMYKGIAEKSNIYMIKAFNKLGRGYISQILEAIDILINNSEKYNIKIICLPFEIIEYDEFILSLFAKLFHMAVEKNIVIVVPSGHNTNLEYSMRGIALLKDCLTIGGIDTTSHKTPYIGSSSCPNNKFEKPDLSAACVNICSLNSNIHYISERNGKKLYPQPLEQPYTVYTGTSIAAAYISGVCALLYENNPGLTFKDICSLIKLSSNMLNFPKSLQGSGMINLSKIMP
- a CDS encoding DMT family transporter → MMGLICSIISGISMSLQGVFNSKLGEKIGLWETNVLVQGIGFALTLITLFFAGNGNFKNLSSANKLYLLGGPLGVVIIFTVMCGISKLGTTYAISIILISQLLSAGLIDAFGLFGSKKVDFGFKEILGVAIMLVGIVVFKWKK
- a CDS encoding dUTP diphosphatase gives rise to the protein MNFNKLFELQRNLDQRINTEKNLQNKSLFSKKVLALQVEVSELANETRCFKFWSNKGPSEKDVILEEYVDCLHFILSLGLEKNYENLELIIRHEHHDLTEAFLNIYIDINDFVVCTSKDNYKTLFEDFLSLGRTLNFSSDEIETAYYKKNNLNHKRQDTGY
- a CDS encoding 2'-5' RNA ligase, which gives rise to MKYYLVALFDDKSNAFLQTTQQQVCRKYKLYRTNHKFHIPIQTVIDPDMDKYDKVILDTLHPYKNFKVQFSPNISLDNFGKNIGLRVEKKGYMIRIARKVTETLSLSGFNVKPDYETNFSISLANSNYNIRKQFSDESAIALNNKQLDLNYDFAKVNRLELWKPINNRKEVLIKSYPLREY